The following is a genomic window from Calliphora vicina chromosome 5, idCalVici1.1, whole genome shotgun sequence.
aatgtattgttttttttattcgcgcgttgtttttgttttcacatagttttttttactaatacatactcactacttaggtttttgacaactgagttaggtctatgACGGCaaagtttccgatctatgtatatttatctatgttttgaagtgtttttcataaataattttaaaattgttttcagttcgtgtttctgaatttagaattttcttGTGATTTCTGTTAAGAGACCTgctgaataaataaattattgttctgttattttacagaaatattccaaaaataatataatgtttatttatttaataaagctCTTAAATCAAAAATCCAATAAGTTCTGTAATATTAACTTGATTTTACTGATCTTTATTCTCAAATTAAAGTTAGTTGGTTACGTTAAGCATTTCTTATTAATTTCGGGCTATATACCTACGTATTAAACCGGGCACTACCGATATTCccctttgaaaaatattaaattgcaacaaaCAAGTTTAACAACATAAGTacaaacaacaatatttttcaaagtatttataacaaaaacaaatcatttaGATTAATTGTAATCTTGCCAAGGTCAAGCTCATctctaaaattaataattataaacaaaattgtgtaaaactaaataaataaacagaaataaaataaaattatattaaatttcctGGCACGAGTAGAATCAGTCCGGCAGGTACATAAAAATAACAGGTAGCTGAAGAATTCAAGGGACAGGGTAGGAGGCAAGAATTGTGAGTAggtgttgttttctttttttgttgggtACTAATGTttgtttaaggttttttatttgtattaactAGCCAAAGAAACGTAGGTTTATTAATATacaatagaagaaaaaaataaaataaaaagaaaattaaacagtTTTTCCTTGTAGGAAATAAAACATCGAGCTAAACTGCCACctgttaaattttcaatattgacgTAGTTACTTTGTACTACACACGTCTACCAAAAAAACTCCCTAAATTTTCCATTCACTTgtataaatcataaaaaatttgttttccactTACAGTTTTTGGCCTAACATTTGGCATTAGAAATGGAAATCGTCCCACTTCATGTTTCTGCTCTGTCTGCAATTGCAAATTGTAGATACTGTTGTATTCGTCGTCATCTATGATTCCATATGTTAATTTTAGCCAAACAATAAGTACAATCGTTAACACTTGTAGCCTCTTTAAAGCCATCCCTGAGTaaacttttaacattttttttgctactGTATTGATTAAAAcacttttcttattttatttgtttgtttatttctttaatttattctgtctgatttctttttaaatctaaaacaataacaaaatgtattgGGGTTTTTTTCTAGTCggtgctttttttttaaatgttgttaaaaatttacttctacttaaaaaaaaatgtatttattgttcTTGTTGTGTGTGCGCCAAAAATGATAATGACGATGTTCACATCTCTGGGAACACAGTGAGAAAATGAAATCTCTTGAGAGAACTATATGAGATTTGAAACactgttgtttatttttgttattttttttccacacagacagaaaaaaatcaatatggCTGACGTACACAGTAAAATGTAATGAAACAGCTGTTCAACACTAACGGTATGTGGGTTGGGTTGATAAATTACGatacacaaacaaatttatccGTTTCCGTTAAGGAATTTTCctgtttgaaatgttgaaagaatttgaaataaacaaaGGAATTAATATGAACCTGTAtagtacatttttaaacatctaaATTACTTAAATTGATTTGTtgcgtttatttttaaaagaaaatttaaaaaaaaattacaaattcaaaTTCATAGAGATTAAAACTGAATTCGCATATGTTCACAAAgtcagaaacaaaaaaaaaaatattaaaaatttacataaaacaattttaaatttgtattgaaaagcTGGACAATTTTGAAGCATTTTGCGATAATTCTAACATTAGTCACATTGAAATATTGCCCCAGGTTACGCAGAAATTGTCGTTTGAACTGTTGGCTCCAAAAACCTCTCCTCACTTTAAATGTGTCCGAcggtgaaaaataaattttgtgaaaaaaaaataaatgtcgtggttttttgcttatatctcagccatttgtgtgccGAGTTTAAATAGCAACTTTAGTTGGACGAGATATTATCGAAGAccgggttaaaaaaaaaacaaatgtttcgGTTCAAGTGAAATTTGTATATCACAACAAAGTAAGTACAAAGAATATTCgactgtgtcgaatcttatataccctataacaaattatacaaaattgaaaaataaaattttttaatatttttttttttttttttttaatttataagtgAATTTTGTGAcaagaaaattttttggtgacaaaaaaaaaatcgggttagaaaatatttttcccaattttgacccattgtaggtccgacttactatggcgctatatacatcgttacaaaggactttgaaatatttatcattaatcatccatattgtctatattaatgacttagtaatccagatatagatcagaaATAGGCAAAAAATCGAGTTGTCAAGGTGTTTTCCTTAtatcatttgtggaccgattttctcaattttaaatagcaaccgaaccgggtctatagcggatatattgatgtatgaatctgtatgtaagttatttgggggctacggaaagttgatttcaacatacagactgacaggcggacatggctaaaTCGACTATAACGATtccgaatatacatatatacatgacaaacttatttataccctttccacaaatataaattatatcgGCGAGACTATTTTCGAATTGGCGTGGcttaaaatttgcaaatattttttccgatatctcggatattatattatatacacAATATTTCCAGGAAGTATAGCGCAATTAATAAActtgtagaaaatcttgaaaaaaaactttataatataTAGACAAAGGTAATGTAAAACCAAAATGTGAAGTATTTAATGTATAATGCGACTCTGTATGACCTTAAATGGAGatatctgattttttttaataaaaaaagactaAAGGCAAGCTAATAACATCGAGGTGtaataatgtacatatgtattttaaaaaaagtcaaactcaatttttcacttttatatCAGCGATGGAAAATTTTTACCGATAAATTCTACacaagaaaattaattatttcggttttttttctttaattttatatttattaaataaatatacaactttgtgttttttatataaattaatgttgaattttctataaatattaaaaaaaaaaataataaatttgcaaccaatttttttttttaaatattttaatttttttgttgattttctatacaatttgtaaaatttttttttagcaaataagTCGTTTCGTAGTatgagttttaaataaatatcatttGTTCGTTATTAAGTTTACAATGAGAGTTTCTTGAGATGCTTCCTTGTTTTTAGAAGATGATGAAAATGGTGTTGTTGAATCTAAATAAATAATGCATTTTTTAATAGGTGGTAAATAATTCCTCTTGTATGCTGTTGGATCTTAAGAGCTGAGAGGGGGTGGGACCACCTTCAAAGTTTATTTTAGGAGCTGCTTTGGAAGACTTTTGATTGTGATAGTCATCGGAGAATTCCTGAAACAGAGAAACagacaatttttattaatatccaCAAgggttaaatgttaaaaatgtgttaaaccTACCTTGAGACGATTGCCTAAGAAGTGAGCTCTTTCACGTTTCTTGACCATATAATCGGAAGCCATAAGCCATCTGTGCTCTTGACAGTCATCGGTGTATGGACGTTTTCTATTgaaagcaaataaaattaaaatgaatttttgtttaaaggaAACAGAGGATAATAATTAACTTACTGTGGATGACGTTTGAACAAGAACATTATAAATCTTGTGGCTTCGGGTGTTACTTCACTGAAGAGATTTTCAAATCTGTAACGTACATAGGTAATATTCTGCTTGGTTTCGTATTCGTCGGCACCGCGGAATGGGCTTGTGCCCGACAACAACAAATAGGTTAAAACACCTACTGACCAAATATCCGATTGTGGGAATACCGGTTCCTCCATTACCATTTCTGGAGCTTGGAAATCTAACATGCCACATGGTCTAACTTGTACACCCAATTTGTTGACCTTCTTGGTGCAACCGAAATCAATCAATTTGATTTGTATAGAACGGACGGAGGCCATCACAACGTTGTCGGGTTGAATGTTCAAGTGACAGAAACCACGCCAGTGCAAGTATTGCAAAGCATCCAAGAGTTGTACAACAACTGTGGCGACCATTTGTTCGGTGTATTGATGGCGACTGCTGAAATAGGTCAAAACATCGGCACCTTGCAGTTTCTCCATGATAAAGATGGCAATTGGAACATTAAGAGGTTTGTAGGCGGCAAACAAAGCAGGAATACGTTCGTGTCTTAATGTCTTGAAGTTATCAAATTCAGCAACAATATCCTCCTCGTTCTCCTCGCTGACTTCGAAGATCTTGGCCACTACAACGGCATCGGATGATTTTTGAATGCCCTTAACAATGGTGCTGAATTCACCACGAGCAATTTCCGAAATGAAACTATATTTCTCGTTGACCGAATGATCGGTAACCCAGTTGGGAGGTTCGCGTTCACAGTGGTAATCGGTGTGAACGCGTTCTTCTTCGGGCAAAACAACATGACCATTTTCGGTCAATTGTTGCAAATGTTTCATGGCTTTGGTAATATGAATTTTGGCAGCATCCATGCCGCTGGTGGCACCAGTAATAGGAATGCCCATTTCACTCCAGCCAATGCGATTTCTAGAAGCCAATCTAAATTGGTATTGGGTATTTGGTTGTAGATCGTGAACCAAGTAGAATTCGTGATCAATGTTGTCGGCAATGTTAATCCATGCATCACCATTTAAGCGTTTGTATTCCAAGCTATAACACAACACTGAAGTGTGACCATCATCACGAGGTTGTTTCCAACGCAACAAGATTTCACTGCTACTGGCAGCCGAAATTTCGGGAGAGTCAGGAGCATCGGGCAAAGTAGCGATCACTACACGACATCTGGCTACAGTTTGGCCAACCTTGTTACGGGCCACAGCCTTGTAGACACCGACATCGAATTGCATGGCAGGCTCTAAACGTAAAATGGAACGTCCATCTTCATCGGTGTGGAATTTAATACGATTGCTCTCATTTAGAACCATATCATTCTTGAACCACTGAATAGCGGGTTTGGGGTCACCAACGGCGAAGCAATGAATGTGGGCGGGTTGACCTTCAGTAATGGCTAATGCTTGAGGCTTTTCTCTGAAGAAGGGAGGATAACCCTCACGTCTGCATTCAATCATTGCTTCGGCCTCGGTGTATTCATCCAAGCGAGGGCCCAATTCGGTACGTAATCTGCGAATGGTGCAAGAGTCCTGAGCAGTGTACATGCTGATACGGCTGCGAGTACGTTCATCATCGATTTCTTCATCCATAATGTCGGTGAAACGACGACGTTCACGAATAATGGGCAAAGACCAATCCAAGCTTTCGTTCATGGCAAATGAAGGCGATCTTCTGTGGGCTACCTTCATGTATTCACGCAAACGTACGGGGAAGTTTACGTCACGCAATTGCAACAAGTATGTATCAGGGCCATATTGGTAACTAAATAAAAGAGAGACAAATTCAGTTACCTgagcaaatgaaaaaagtttccAAATACTTACTGGCTCTCGGATTGTATAATGCCTAATTCATATTCAGGAtgtaaatatttcgaataggtTTCAACACGCTTGGTGCGAATTCTGGGTTCGGGTAGGGGCTCCGGTGTTGACTCGGGAGTATAAACCAAGCCTGGAGGATAAACCATCTTTGAGGGATGTGTCCAACAACCACTCAAACGTCTACGTCTGAAGTAGTGCTTGCACGAGGCATTGGCATACCAATCTCTATAGTCGTTGTAATAGTTTCTCAAATGATCAGTACTGATGCGATATTCATCGTCAGACACGCGTCTATCCAACATAAAGAACCAAGGATGTCTCAAGGCTGTCTTTACATCCATACGTTCTTCGGGGCTGTAAACCAAGAGGCGTTTGATGAAATCGCGACCTTCATCGGTGATATGGGTCCAAATGGAATCGCTAAAGTCCCAATGACCTTCCTTAATTCTTTGCAAAGTTTCGCGATCATTAGCACCACGGAATGGATTGTGACCGGAAAGTAAAACATAAGTGATGACACCAACGCTCCACATATCGTGAGCAAAACCAACACCCTCTTTGTTCACCACTTCGGGTGAGACATATTCGGGCATGCCGTAGTCAAGAGTAGTCAATGTATGAGTATGGATGCGACGAGTTAAACCGAAATCGGAGATTTTCAAGAAATCACCACCCACAACAGAAATCAAAAGATCTTTgatctgaaaaaatttttaaatttaaaatgctaAATATTTGCTTTGTATATTAGTAGAAAGTCCTAAGAAACTTACTGTCAAACCCATATGGCCTAAGCCAGCATCGTGCATATGCTCCAAACCCCACAAAACTTGTCTTACATAGCAGGCAATATCACGTTCCCTAAAGTAATCTCTCTTCAACAAATTATCCCTGACCAATTCACCACCAGCTGCCAACTCCAAAATCAAGGTGACATTGCGATCAGTTTCGTAGGCATCATGTAGACGTATCAGATTTCTATGGTTCATGATGTTCATCATTTCCATTTCATTGAGCATGAATGGCCTGATCTCTGGCTTGCCATACATGATCTTGCCAGCATAACTGTCGCCGGTAGCACGTTCCACAGCATGATAAGTAATGCCCTGAGTTCCACGACCCAATTCATCACCGAAATCATATTTGTCTTCATAGCGGAATTGCTTGGTACGCACATATGGGTGTCTGCCATAGGTCTTGTATATATATTGATCCTCATTATCCTCGATATGGACCATGACCGAAGAACTAACCGATCCGGCCACATTGCGGGCACTAATCGAATAGAGACCGGCATCCTTAATGATGGTATCGCTGAGCGACAAAATGTAAACATGGGGTTCAATGTGACGAATCTTAATGCGAGTGGCATCAGCCAATGGTAGCCAGTCCTTATACCAACGAATCTCTGGTACTGGTACACCTACAACATGAGCCTCAATACGACCATTTTTACGGGCCATGATAAAGGTTTCATCTGGGCGTTTAGTAAAGCGGGGGTATTCAGCAATTTCCAAACGTACACGTTGTCTGGCTTCACCATGCTCATTGCTGGCCACAGCCTCATACCAACCTACATCACGATCCAACATTCTACAGCGACAAAGTACAATTAATaatgaatgaattaaattggcccattaattataataaagaaagaaaatctTACTTGTTGACAAACAAAGTGGCTTGACCGTTACGAGTGTAACTGAAGTCAAATCTGCCGCCAGGTTCAATTAGCATATCATCAAAGTAATAGGTCATCTTGGGTTTAGGATAACCATATACGAACCACATCAATTCGGTATTGTGGCCCTTTACACCATAAGTAACGTCTTTTTCGCGACGCAAGAATCTGAATGTGGGAAAATATATTATAGCTAGATGTAAATGGAATTTGTTTGCAAATTTAGACTTACTGAGGAGCTTGAGCCATACCATCGTGAGGAGGACATTCAATATCAAAGTCCTTAGGGAAGTAGGGTGAAGTTTCAGGCCTGAAATCGACACCTGGAGCCAAGTATGTGTATGTCCTTGGTGGATCAGGCACCAATTTGGATCTGGCAATAAAatcaatacaaaatatattaaagttcATACTTTAAAGTTCTCATTTGTTCTTACCTGTGGGTTTGAATATAAGGGCTGGGATCACTAACACCAAACTTATTGTCTACACGCACTCTAAATCTGTAATCTCTGAAAGGTTCCAAGTCCTTGACGTTGCAGGAACAGTTACGAATACCAGTACGAATAGTACGCCATTCTCCATCGGGAAGATCCATCATTTCAACTTGATAGGTAATTGGATAGCGGGGCATTGAAGGTACTGAAGGCTTCCATCCCAAATGCAAATTGCGATCGGTCATCTTTAAAATGTAAGGAGCTTCGGATAGTGGGTTTGGAGCACCGGTATGCTTGTATTTCTTGAAATCACTATATTGATCACCCAAAGGAACCTGAGAAGGACTGTCGAatgctgaaaaatttaaacatgtgTGAAAATTGTCCCACATAATAACATCCCACAAACTTACTATCGAACAACAATTCAGCTTCGCATTGTTCATCGCCATGAGGATTGAATATGCGACAGGTGTAACGACCCACATCATTTTCATCGGCATCCTTAATGGACAGACGCATTAAACCATTAGCTTCCGTTTCCATATGAATCTTATCTGTTGGGAAGATTTTCTGTCCATTCTTGAACCATTCAACTTCGGGTTTTGGATAACCAGTAGCCATGGCTGTAAATTTGGCCGCCATTCCCAAATAAATATCGCAATCACCAATTTTCTTGAGGAATACTGGTGGCTCAGAGCGAACATGTTTTTTGCTATACGAAATAATGGGCTTTAAATGATTGAACTCATTGAATTCATGATGTTTACTTACATTTCGTTAACAATATCCAAACGGCCTTGGGTAATGTCCTTGCCCTCCCTGTTGGTGGCAATGCACTTGTAGGTGCCCTTATCACGATCTCCACAGTCGCGAACTGTTAAAGTGTGATGATCACCATCATTCTTCATGTAGTACTTATCGCCATCCTCAATGGGTTTGTCATTGAAATACCACTGTAGATCGGGATAAGGTACGCCAGAAACAGATACAGAAATCTTGGCATCTCCACCATAAACCTGTTGTTGATCGGTAATCTTCTGGGTGAAATTGGGTTTCTTGTAGATTTTGCTAACGTTGGCATTACACTTGGAAGTATCTTCGCCCAAGGGATTGGCCAGCAGACAAGTGTAGACACCAGAATCGGCAGTTTCGGCTGGGTTGATAATCAAACCCACATGTTTGCCATCACAAGTCATCAGAGTACGTTCATCGGGTGTAATTGGTACACCATCCTTGCTCCAAATGGTCTCGGGCATGGGATTACCAACGAACGGAGCTGATAACACCAGTTGTTGACCCTCATCCGCGCTAACATCACGCAATGATGACACAAAACTGGGTGCCTCTTCGGCAGCATTTTCATCGGTTACTGGGGCTACATACAATTTTGCTTTGGAAGCAGCAGAGCCCTTGTCATTGGTGGCAATAACTTCGTATAGACCAGAGTCGGCGGGAGTTGGCTTTTCGATGATCATGCTGTAGGTATTATCGGGATTTTGTATCAAAGTACAGTGTTTATTTTGAGGCAAGAGTTCTTGACCGTTGTGGAACCATTTAACATCAGGCATAGGATTGGCCACAACCTTGACGTCCATTTTAACAGGGAAACCTTCAATGCTCTTGGCATCTTGCAATTCAGCCACAAATTCTGGCTTCGTTTCTTTGGGTACCACTTGAATTTTGGCCACACCCTTGACTTCACCACCGGGATTGCTGATGACACACTTGTAGATACCAGCATCATGGGGAGTACAGCAATCAATACTGCAGAGGTAAAATGTAACAATAATAATTGAAACAATTGTAAagtaacaaccaaaaaaatagaaacttACGCAATACCAATCTGGCCATTGGGACTGTTTATAAAGTTGATGGCTTCACTGGGTCTCAGCAGAACTTCATCCTTGAACCACTTGATTTCGGGAGCGGGGAAACCGTTTACAACAGCCTCCAACTTCAAAGGTTCACCGACAGTAATCTTCTTATCACCGATGGGTTTAACAAATGTTGGTTCCAAAGGTTCGGCTGCCACAAGAAAATACGCGTTAAAATTGAATGTGAGAAATTGTGTAGAAATACTTACGATTAACAGCAACTGCACACAAAGCCACTTTCTTGCCGTGTTCGTTGGTGACAGCCAATTTATAGGCTCCGGAATCATTGGGTTCACACTCTTCGATCTCCAATTTAAGAAGACCCTGAGGTGTAGTAGTGATTTTAATgctaattaaaatgtttaaattagaaaatatatcaaaaactcttgtattttaaataactcACTGTTCGCTTGGTTTAACTTCTTCGTTATCCTTGAACCATTGTACAACGGGCAAAGGACTGGCATCCACTACACATTGTAGAGTAAGTGGCTTGCCTTCAGTAACCTCTTGAGTGGGTTCCAAGTTCTTGACAAATATGGGAGCCAACTCCAACATGGTGAGTTTGAAGGGAGCTTCAGTCTTACCGATATCATTAACACCTACCGCTGCATACTAAATAGGAACAACAGAAAGCATATTTAATTAGACTACGGTCTTGGAAAACATTTAAGCTTAATCCAGTCTTACCTTGGCAATATCATTCAAACGGAAGTGAACAACTTCTAGTTCACTGGCAATTTGATCGTTGGAAATAACATTGTGGGCCACACGATATATTTTCTCTTCGGTAAGCTTATCAGTGGCATTGATATCAATGGGTTTGCCATCTTTAAGCCATTCAACTTTGGGCAAGGGAACACCATGTACCACAACCTTGGTTAAAGCGGCATGATAATCATGTATAACTTGATCTTCGGGCGGTGTAATGAATGTGGGTTTCTCAACTGAAAATAATAGACAGATAATTTCGAATTCTTATTTACGTTCTTAGTCAGACATACCATGGACATTGAGTTTAAAGTCCTGGGTAGTAGTGCCTTCATTGTTGACAGCAGTCAAAGTGTAAGTGCCA
Proteins encoded in this region:
- the Obsc gene encoding obscurin isoform X4, which produces MLSVPSRAYDNTFLNSIEGYRGNISKIGRLLLREWWTVLDKEGKAHERYLFLFKSRVLICKVRKISETRSIFVLQEIIKIPDCVVEADRENSLIKFTAKPNAKDAQHLPLCLKPHGDHKDLLEKWYTEICTHIDKEVTLQEHKADDLRIDSTQILQETTLNLPQKAEAYNPDSNIKASDVAKDYFLTKEEKERYQAEYQELLRLEQESIQRYNKTKLESYQTVQKSSVSSKETSQHSEIQQRTETISKVSQRSDGVEQQISTQTQSIEQQERVVVKNDNIVEEQRSTNVSCSQESKTEVANKATAEVPVNQSVTQKTVKIQEPKEEPIPKPAPEPKRESPKPARESPKQTKEPSGESPKPKKDSPKPQDVPKQTEEPSKSNRDSPKLRRESPKPTKETAKPTPEEPKVVVQQTAAIKQELRQEHIAEISSSIEEHREEITKTAATITTETEILPPSCPVEEIDENLDSRARDFSRGTSYDSLAEVDALKPPRNVLVGSTSTLLRSHSRLEDRPYSRQSIASVRTLGARSTTSQMEGRAHKSIDKPIVMKMLRCAQVQPGEPAHFEIQYKEKPGLVIWLKDNKPLDDALADRIIQTEAAMNSYRLDIKNCSERDTGAYTAKATTGAEVTTCTAQLVVGQSAEHDESKTNVAPIFLVSLKDAEMLENTMFRFLIKIMGDPKPKVEFFKDNQEILDSDIRRHIVREKDYLGYYELVINEVTKDDAGIYQCKASNKFGDAFCEATVTTAEDKNPFGSLAGQILPPGEKAVFQWKRNGAPFDPEERFKVLFGDDEDSLALVFQHVKPEDAGIYTCVAQTTTGNISCSAELSVQGAIQTLNREPEKPTLVIEHREANTHVGGTAILELQCKGFPKPAVQVKHEGEIIQVDERHKFLYEDDETMSLLIKNATTEDAGIYTIHAMNELGEDTSEISLVVKAPPKIKKVKDITCHVSETVKIEVEVEGYPKPILNLTNNGKDITCEKNIKISEVSIGKSTEKVVIEIVDIKLSQSGNFSLRATNDLSQTSEYWNCTVHSKPVFVKQLEEEYVHGEKETVIMTCRIDAFPEAKLVWYQEGKEINMQNHKYSVSCDGNAYTLKITGVTRVDAGEYSVKADNEHGSATSKTNLLIKCTPEVNSSLKNITVTEGDTNVMLNIGIDAYPKPSVKWYIDGIEIDEKRNEFRRQEEGHDYKLIMKEVSVAMQGTYSAVIMNDYGKIQNECIVTVQCKPKIKKQLKDTELEEGKTLTLETDIYAEPEATVKWFKNGQECSADARLKINHDSKRYEEYSMTLNLCKPEDSGTYEVRAKNLVGESVSKCQVNILTKPEIDHVDIFEKHSFESVPLKFEVIAHGIPKPEAIWYKDGKEIKPDDNTAIIVDGQKYRLEKKYLKLEDAGTYKVVIKNKVGEKTHQGVLTLSGIAEYRKPIVKKGLADISTYKGKPLSLPIVFTADPEPKIVWLKDGKPIQSNDHVKLSVVKKDLEHGLVEYACTLNIDKTEHADNGRYELQIENKFGQANISCFADVLSKPEIIGLKDQGCMPGQTVCFDVVVQANPKPKVTWSRGNENLCNNENCEVIADVEADKYRLVFQTVAAADAGTYTLTAVNNEGTTTQDFKLNVHVEKPTFITPPEDQVIHDYHAALTKVVVHGVPLPKVEWLKDGKPIDINATDKLTEEKIYRVAHNVISNDQIASELEVVHFRLNDIAKYAAVGVNDIGKTEAPFKLTMLELAPIFVKNLEPTQEVTEGKPLTLQCVVDASPLPVVQWFKDNEEVKPSEHIKITTTPQGLLKLEIEECEPNDSGAYKLAVTNEHGKKVALCAVAVNPEPLEPTFVKPIGDKKITVGEPLKLEAVVNGFPAPEIKWFKDEVLLRPSEAINFINSPNGQIGIAIDCCTPHDAGIYKCVISNPGGEVKGVAKIQVVPKETKPEFVAELQDAKSIEGFPVKMDVKVVANPMPDVKWFHNGQELLPQNKHCTLIQNPDNTYSMIIEKPTPADSGLYEVIATNDKGSAASKAKLYVAPVTDENAAEEAPSFVSSLRDVSADEGQQLVLSAPFVGNPMPETIWSKDGVPITPDERTLMTCDGKHVGLIINPAETADSGVYTCLLANPLGEDTSKCNANVSKIYKKPNFTQKITDQQQVYGGDAKISVSVSGVPYPDLQWYFNDKPIEDGDKYYMKNDGDHHTLTVRDCGDRDKGTYKCIATNREGKDITQGRLDIVNEIKKHVRSEPPVFLKKIGDCDIYLGMAAKFTAMATGYPKPEVEWFKNGQKIFPTDKIHMETEANGLMRLSIKDADENDVGRYTCRIFNPHGDEQCEAELLFDTFDSPSQVPLGDQYSDFKKYKHTGAPNPLSEAPYILKMTDRNLHLGWKPSVPSMPRYPITYQVEMMDLPDGEWRTIRTGIRNCSCNVKDLEPFRDYRFRVRVDNKFGVSDPSPYIQTHRSKLVPDPPRTYTYLAPGVDFRPETSPYFPKDFDIECPPHDGMAQAPQFLRREKDVTYGVKGHNTELMWFVYGYPKPKMTYYFDDMLIEPGGRFDFSYTRNGQATLFVNKMLDRDVGWYEAVASNEHGEARQRVRLEIAEYPRFTKRPDETFIMARKNGRIEAHVVGVPVPEIRWYKDWLPLADATRIKIRHIEPHVYILSLSDTIIKDAGLYSISARNVAGSVSSSVMVHIEDNEDQYIYKTYGRHPYVRTKQFRYEDKYDFGDELGRGTQGITYHAVERATGDSYAGKIMYGKPEIRPFMLNEMEMMNIMNHRNLIRLHDAYETDRNVTLILELAAGGELVRDNLLKRDYFRERDIACYVRQVLWGLEHMHDAGLGHMGLTIKDLLISVVGGDFLKISDFGLTRRIHTHTLTTLDYGMPEYVSPEVVNKEGVGFAHDMWSVGVITYVLLSGHNPFRGANDRETLQRIKEGHWDFSDSIWTHITDEGRDFIKRLLVYSPEERMDVKTALRHPWFFMLDRRVSDDEYRISTDHLRNYYNDYRDWYANASCKHYFRRRRLSGCWTHPSKMVYPPGLVYTPESTPEPLPEPRIRTKRVETYSKYLHPEYELGIIQSESHYQYGPDTYLLQLRDVNFPVRLREYMKVAHRRSPSFAMNESLDWSLPIIRERRRFTDIMDEEIDDERTRSRISMYTAQDSCTIRRLRTELGPRLDEYTEAEAMIECRREGYPPFFREKPQALAITEGQPAHIHCFAVGDPKPAIQWFKNDMVLNESNRIKFHTDEDGRSILRLEPAMQFDVGVYKAVARNKVGQTVARCRVVIATLPDAPDSPEISAASSSEILLRWKQPRDDGHTSVLCYSLEYKRLNGDAWINIADNIDHEFYLVHDLQPNTQYQFRLASRNRIGWSEMGIPITGATSGMDAAKIHITKAMKHLQQLTENGHVVLPEEERVHTDYHCEREPPNWVTDHSVNEKYSFISEIARGEFSTIVKGIQKSSDAVVVAKIFEVSEENEEDIVAEFDNFKTLRHERIPALFAAYKPLNVPIAIFIMEKLQGADVLTYFSSRHQYTEQMVATVVVQLLDALQYLHWRGFCHLNIQPDNVVMASVRSIQIKLIDFGCTKKVNKLGVQVRPCGMLDFQAPEMVMEEPVFPQSDIWSVGVLTYLLLSGTSPFRGADEYETKQNITYVRYRFENLFSEVTPEATRFIMFLFKRHPQKRPYTDDCQEHRWLMASDYMVKKRERAHFLGNRLKEFSDDYHNQKSSKAAPKINFEGGPTPSQLLRSNSIQEELFTTY